Sequence from the Collinsella aerofaciens ATCC 25986 genome:
CCTCCGATGAGCAAGCATTCCTCCCCTGCGCTTACCATGCGCGATGCGCTCTACGAGGCTCCCGGCCCCAAGATGCGCGCCAAGATTCGCATCGGCACCGCCATCTCGCTTGTTGCCGTGGCCGCACTCGCCGTCCTGGTACTGCAGCGCTTTTATGTGACCGGTCAGCTTTCGGTCCACTACTGGTATTTCTTTACGCACCTCACCACCTGGAAGTTCTTGCTTGCCGGCTTTGAGGGCACCGTTAAAGTCGCACTCACCGCTGGCGCCATCGCGCTGGTGCTGGGCTTAGCCCTTATGCTCGGCCGCACCAGCGACATTAAGCCACTGCAACTGGTCTGCCGTGTGCTCACCGATTTCTTCCGCGGCGTGCCGAGCCTGCTGTTCATCTACTTCTTCTTTTTGGTGCTGCCCCAGTACAAGATCGCGCTGCCGTCGTTTTGGATGCTCACGCTCCCCGTCGCACTCGCTGCAGCCGGCGTACTCGCCGAGATCTTCCGCGCCGGCGTCAACGCCGTGCCGCGCGGGCAGGTCGAGGCGGCCCAGGCGCTCGGTCTCTCCAAGGCCAAAATCACCTTTAAAATCGTGTTGCCGCAGGCTATTCGGTTTATCATTCCGTCCTTGATTTCACAGCTTGTGGTCGTAGTCAAAGACACCACCGTCGCCTATGTGGTGAGCTATCCCGACCTGATGCAAAATGCCCGCGTGCTCATTACCAACTACGACGCCCTCGTGTCGGTCTACCTGGTTATCGCGGTCATCTACATCCTCATCAACGTCGCGATCAACAAGGCCGCTGTCTACGTTTCGCACAAGACCGGCGCGACCATCATCCGCTAACGCTTTACCATTTCGAGTCATAAGGAGCCGAGCACCATGGCACAGAGCACCTCTTCCACCGGCAATCAGCCGCTGATCGAGCTCAGACACGTCGATAAGCACTATGGCGATCTGCACGTCCTCAACGACAT
This genomic interval carries:
- a CDS encoding amino acid ABC transporter permease; this translates as MSKHSSPALTMRDALYEAPGPKMRAKIRIGTAISLVAVAALAVLVLQRFYVTGQLSVHYWYFFTHLTTWKFLLAGFEGTVKVALTAGAIALVLGLALMLGRTSDIKPLQLVCRVLTDFFRGVPSLLFIYFFFLVLPQYKIALPSFWMLTLPVALAAAGVLAEIFRAGVNAVPRGQVEAAQALGLSKAKITFKIVLPQAIRFIIPSLISQLVVVVKDTTVAYVVSYPDLMQNARVLITNYDALVSVYLVIAVIYILINVAINKAAVYVSHKTGATIIR